One genomic window of Pempheris klunzingeri isolate RE-2024b chromosome 12, fPemKlu1.hap1, whole genome shotgun sequence includes the following:
- the LOC139210620 gene encoding A-type potassium channel modulatory protein KCNIP2-like isoform X1: MKAKNRDQSLSDSRELDGSYDQLTGNPSTSQSKKTIKQRFLKLLPCCKPSVAPSISQSNVEDDFELSTVCHRPESMDKLQEQTKFTKKELQVLYRGFKNECPSGVVNEENFKTIYSQFFPQGDSSMYAHFLFEAFDTNKNGSVSFEDFVFGLSIILRGTINDRLNWAFNLYDLNKDGCITKEEMLDIMKSIYDMMGKYTYPTMQDDAPRDHVESFFQKMDRNKDGVVTIEEFIESCKKDENIMQSMQLFDNVI, translated from the exons GTAACCCCTCCACCAGTCAAAGCAAAAAAACCATAAAGCAGCGATTCCTCAAGCTGCTGCCATGCTGCAAGCCCTCGGTTGCCCCCTCAATCAGTCAAAGCAA CGTGGAAGATGACTTTGAGCTATCCACTGTGTGTCATCGCCCTGAAAGCATGGACAAGCTGCAAGAACAGACTAAGTTCACCAAGAAGGAGCTGCAGGTCCTCTACAGAGGCTTCAAAAAT GAGTGTCCAAGCGGTGTCGTGAATGAGGAGAACTTTAAAACCATTTACTCCCAGTTCTTTCCACAGGGAG ACTCAAGCATGTATGCAcatttcctgtttgaagccttcGACACTAACAAGAACGGCTCAGTTAGTTTCGAG GACTTTGTATTTGGTCTGTCTATCATCTTGAGAGGGACTATTAATGACCGGTTAAACTGGGCATTCAACCTCTATGACCTGAACAAGGATGGCTGCATCACCAAAGAG GAGATGTTGGACATTATGAAGTCCATCTATGACATGATGGGGAAGTACACATACCCCACTATGCAGGACGATGCTCCAAGAGACCACGTGGAGAGCTTCTTCCAG aaaATGGACCGGAATAAAGACGGGGTGGTTACTATAGAGGAGTTCATCGAGTCATGCAAAAAG GATGAGAACATCATGCAGTCCATGCAGCTGTTTGACAACGTCATCTAA
- the LOC139210620 gene encoding A-type potassium channel modulatory protein KCNIP2-like isoform X2: MHFLGLIDLSMADSVEDDFELSTVCHRPESMDKLQEQTKFTKKELQVLYRGFKNECPSGVVNEENFKTIYSQFFPQGDSSMYAHFLFEAFDTNKNGSVSFEDFVFGLSIILRGTINDRLNWAFNLYDLNKDGCITKEEMLDIMKSIYDMMGKYTYPTMQDDAPRDHVESFFQKMDRNKDGVVTIEEFIESCKKDENIMQSMQLFDNVI; the protein is encoded by the exons ACAGCGTGGAAGATGACTTTGAGCTATCCACTGTGTGTCATCGCCCTGAAAGCATGGACAAGCTGCAAGAACAGACTAAGTTCACCAAGAAGGAGCTGCAGGTCCTCTACAGAGGCTTCAAAAAT GAGTGTCCAAGCGGTGTCGTGAATGAGGAGAACTTTAAAACCATTTACTCCCAGTTCTTTCCACAGGGAG ACTCAAGCATGTATGCAcatttcctgtttgaagccttcGACACTAACAAGAACGGCTCAGTTAGTTTCGAG GACTTTGTATTTGGTCTGTCTATCATCTTGAGAGGGACTATTAATGACCGGTTAAACTGGGCATTCAACCTCTATGACCTGAACAAGGATGGCTGCATCACCAAAGAG GAGATGTTGGACATTATGAAGTCCATCTATGACATGATGGGGAAGTACACATACCCCACTATGCAGGACGATGCTCCAAGAGACCACGTGGAGAGCTTCTTCCAG aaaATGGACCGGAATAAAGACGGGGTGGTTACTATAGAGGAGTTCATCGAGTCATGCAAAAAG GATGAGAACATCATGCAGTCCATGCAGCTGTTTGACAACGTCATCTAA
- the cox15 gene encoding heme A synthase COX15, translated as MLLSSARTAFFCGCRNAGKGFQPSSRSSQLRQWVVKRGQSTITAEAGATSVPAAATVPNAATNRIVGRWLLGCSGLVVGAVVLGGVTRLTESGLSMVDWHLVREMKPPQSQTEWEAEFAKYQQFPEFKIMNHDMTLPEFKFIFYMEWGHRMWGRLVGLAYILPTAYFWRKGYFTRSMKGKVLGLCGFVFFQGLLGWYMVKSGLEEKPESHDIPRVSQYRLSAHLGSALLLYCASLWTGLTLMLPAHKVAETKRLMQLRRFAKGTGGLVFLTALSGAFVAGLDAGLVYNSFPKMGERWIPDDLLAFSPTLKNFFENPTTVQFDHRILAISSLTAITSLYLYSRKMVLPRRAKMAITLLTAMAYGQVALGISTLLLYVPTPLAATHQSGSVALLSLAIWVLAELRKVPK; from the exons ATGCTGCTCTCTTCGGCGCGGACAGCCTTCTTCTGCGGCTGCAGAAATGCCGGCAAAGGATTTCAACCCAGCAGT CGGAGTTCACAGCTACGACAGTGGGTTGTGAAGAGAGGTCAGAGCACCATCACAGCGGAGGCGGGGGCTACCTCCGTCCCGGCGGCAGCTACTGTCCCCAACGCAGCCACTAATCGCATAGTAGGTCGCTGGTTACTCGGCTGCAGTGGGCTGGTGGTTGGGGCTGTTGTCTTGGGGGGCGTCACAAG GCTAACAGAATCTGGGCTGTCCATGGTTGACTGGCATCTGGTGAGAGAGATGAAGCCGCCTCAGTCACAAACGGAGTGGGAGGCAGAGTTCGCCAAGTACCAGCAGTTTcctgaattcaaaat AATGAACCATGACATGACTCTGCCAGAGTTTAAGTTCATCTTCTACATGGAGTGGGGTCATCGCATGTGGGGTAGGCTGGTTGGGCTCGCGTACATCCTCCCCACCGCTTACTTCTGGAGGAAAGGATACTTCACTCGCTCCATGAAGGGAAAAGTGCTGGGGCTTTGCGGATTTGTCTTCTTTCAG gGCCTTCTGGGGTGGTACATGGTAAAAAGTGGTCTGGAGGAGAAGCCCGAGTCTCACGACATCCCGCGGGTCAGCCAGTATCGCCTGAGCGCTCACCTTGGCTCTGCCTTGTTGCTCTACTGCGCCAGTCTCTGGACAGGCCTGACTCTGATGCTGCCTGCACACAAG GTGGCAGAAACCAAACGCCTCATGCAGCTGAGGAGGTTTGCTAAGGGCACTGGTGGCCTCGTCTTCCTTACTGCTCTGTCAG GCGCTTTTGTCGCTGGTTTGGATGCTGGACTCGTCTATAACTCCTTCCCGAAAATGGGCGAAAGGTGGATCCCTGATGATCTGCTGGCATTCTCTCCCACCCTCAAGAATTTCTTTGAAAATCCCACAACTGTGCAGTTCGACCACAGAATTTTG GCGATCTCTTCTTTGACCGCCATTACAAGCCTCTATCTGTACTCAAGGAAGATGGTGCTGCCCAGGAGGGCTAAGATGGCCATCACCCTCCTCACAGCAATGGCCTACGGACAG GTTGCCCTCGGCATCAGCACCCTGTTACTGTATGTCCCCACTCCACTGGCAGCAACTCACCAGTCTGGCTCTGTAGCTCTGCTCTCACTCGCAATCTGGGTTCTGGCAGAGCTCCGCAAGGTGCCTAAGTAA
- the cutc gene encoding copper homeostasis protein cutC homolog, which produces MAEGFLMEVCVDSVESAVNAERGGAGRFELCSSLLEGGLTPSLGLLQVVKQYVKSPVYVMIRPRGGDFLYSDQEVEVMRKDIELMKSHGADGLVLGALTEDGRVDAELCMELLAAARPLPVTFHRAFDMVHDPVVALETLVSLGFQRVLTSGCDTTALEGLPLIKRLIDQAKGRIIIMPGGGITERNLQRILEGSGALEFHCSARSSRDSAMKFRNTHVTMGAAFSAPEYGLKVADVNKVRTLNAIAKNTL; this is translated from the exons ATGGCAGAAGGCTTTctgatggaggtgtgtgtggactcCGTGGAGTCTGCTGTCAATGCTGAAAGAGGAG GTGCAGGTCGATTTGAACTGTGCTCTAGTCTTCTGGAGGGAGGACTCACTCCCAGTCTGG GTCTGCTGCAGGTAGTAAAGCAGTATGTCAAAAGTCCAGTCTACGTGATGATAAGGCCTCGCGGGGGGGACTTCCTGTACTCAGACCAGGAAGTAGAGGTGATGAGGAAGGACATAGAGCTAATGAAGAGCCACGGGGCTGATGGACTAGTCCTGGGAGCCCTGACAGAGGATGGACGGGTGGACGCAGAGCTCTGTATGGAGTTACTGG CTGCTGCTCGACCCTTGCCTGTCACTTTCCACCGAG CTTTTGACATGGTGCATGACCCAGTGGTTGCTTTGGAGACTCTCGTATCATTAGGGTTCCAGCGCGTGTTGACGAGTGGCTGCGACACCACTGCTTTGGAAGGACTCCCTCTCATTAAACGGCTCATTGATCAA GCGAAAGGGAGAATAATCATCATGCCAG GCGGGGGTATTACAGAGAGGAACCTGCAGAGAATTTTAGAGGGGTCGGGGGCTCTAGAGTTTCACTGCTCAGCCCGCTCCAGTAGGGACTCTGCCATGAAGTTCAG GAACACCCACGTGACGATGGGAGCAGCTTTCTCAGCACCTGAGTACGGCCTGAAGGTGGCAGATGTGAACAAAGTCCGCACTCTTAATGCGATAGCCAAAAATACTTTGTGA